The following DNA comes from Chryseobacterium gallinarum.
TGGGCAATATTGATATACCCTTTTATTTCACCTGGCACATAACCCAGTTTTTTACATTTGATGATCAGTTTTTTTTCTGCTAAAATGATATTGTTAAAATCCCCTTCGTACCGCCATTTATTATGTATCTCCTTCCGTAGGCTATCAATTCCCCATATTGCAGATCTGCCACTGCTCAGCACCCCTAAAAAAAGAAGCAGACAAATAGCTGCTTTTTCAAAAAAATATTTGATGTTCATAGTTTAACTTTAGTATGTATTACTAAATATTAGTAGCTAAATCAAGATGTTAAAGCACATTAGCTTTGACTTTATTTTTACATTTATTACTATTGAAAAGGCGGCTATTACAGAAAATATGTAATAGCCATCTTTTTTGAAAACATTAAATCATTTTCATAAACCTGAGATAAGCTTCAATCACATTTTTATTAAAAACCGCAGGCCTGATATCTGTGTCTTTTAAAAAGTATTCTGTATTGCTGCTTTTAAAATAATAGGTATTTTCATATGCCTCAACGAGGGACTTGCCTTCATGTACATCATCGGTAAACAAATAAAGCAAAGAGTAGATTGGCAGCTCTTGATTTCTCCTCCATTGCTCAAACCAATTCTGGAAATCCAAACCTCGCATTTCCAATCCACAATAATCACTTATCCGGACGCAGAAATCAGTAAGAGATAAATCATGCTCCGGCAGCGGGTTCAGATTGAAATTTAATCCTACAGCTTCTGGTTTCCGGCTGATATGCACCATCGCTTTACAAACATAATCAACTGTTACTACTTCGTCTTTCAGCCCCATTACCAATGGAAATGCTTTCAGTTCAATACATGAACGCATCAGAGAACTCCACCATTGATTTAAAGGTGTTGCACCAGTTTTTCCATGACATACAACAAAACCTAAACGGAAATTGATCAGAGGCAGCCCTTTTTCACGCGCTTTTGAGGCCATACTTTCCATTACCCATTTACTTCGGATATACCCCATATCGCGGCAAACTGCAGGCAGATTCTGCTCTATAGGTTCATCTTCTGTCATCCAGGTTTTCCCTGTAAAGCTCCTTCCCCAGCTATACACACCCATTGAAGAAGAAATGATCAAAAATTTAGTTTTTTCGTTAACAGCAAGATGAAGTATATTAGCCATACCATCAACATTAGGCTTTTTAATATATTCATATGGTTTTACGTAACTTACATCGCTTGCCATATGATAAATAACCTCAATGTCTTTGAGAAGTTTTTCATATGTACTTTCATCAAGGCCCAATTTAGGCTCGGTCAGATCTCCTAAAATAATCTTTATTCTATTTTCGTATTCAATCTTCCAAACCAATTTGAATTTTAAGAATGTACTTTTAATCCGTTCTAAAGCTAACTCTTCATTTTCAGCACGCACAAGACAATAGATCAGGGCTTCAGGGTTTTTTGGAATAAGCTCTTCCAATAAGTGTGAACCAACAAAACCTGTAACTCCTGTAAGAAAAATATGAGAAGGGTTAGCTAAAATCTGTGGATCAGGCTGTACCGTTATTTCAAAATCGAAGGGTAGCTCTGCATCTTTTAATAGCTGCTGCTCTACAAGTCGGGCTTTTTGCTGCTGGCTGGCTTCATTTTGAGACAATCTGTTTTCTGCCTCTCTTACAAAAAGACTGATTGTAGGATAACGATATAATTCTGGAAGCGAAACTTTTTTCTGAATGTTTAAAGGCAAACGCTCATGCAGCTGAGCTAACATTAAAGAATGTCCTCCAAGATCAAAAAAGTTATCATTTTCATCTATATGCTCAAGATTCAGCAAATCCAACCATATTTCAGTCAATTCTTGTTTAAGATCCCGTGCCTCAACTTTTGCTTTTGCTTTTCTTTCCGTCTTCTGTAATGGGATATGCAGCTTGCTTTTGTCAATTTTTCCTGTCAATGTCAAAGGAAGCTTATCATATAAGATAATTTTTTCAGGAAGCATATACGTAGGTAAACTTTGTTTTAACCTCACACGGATATCTTCCAGTGAAATCCGTTCTTTGTCATTATCATACAATTCTAAAAATGCTATAAGTATGGGTAATCCCGTCTGTGGACGATGAACTTTTACAGCTACATTGGCAACTTGCGCCAGCTGTGATATATGATGCTCAATTTCTTTTAATTCAATTCTAAATCCTCTTAGTTTCACCTGATCGTCAAGCCTTCCGACAAACTCTATATTACCGTCCTGCCTCCAAAATCCGCGGTCTCCGGATTTGTAAAGCCGATAATCAGATCCATATTTTGATTTCATCCATTCCGGAGCTTCAATAAAGACTTCTGCCGTCTCATTAGGTTTATTTATATACCCTTTAGCCACTTGCTTACCACCAATATAAATTTCACCTGTGATCCCACTATTTACATACTCAAGATCTTTATTAAGTATATGTATATCTGCGCTTTCCAACGGCTTGCCAATTATATGGGGATTTGTATCATCATCTTTAAACTGATGGCTCACAACACTTACTGTTGTTTCTGTTGGTCCATATACATTAATAAGACGTACACGATTACACCAGTTTTTTACGGTCTGTTCAGAAGGAACTTCTCCGGCTATTGATAATGTATGAAGGCAGCCAATAGGAGTATCTGTCGGAAGAGTACTCAATACAGCCGGAGGAAGATAAGGTACAACATCAATATTATGATCAACAATAAAATCCAATAATGGTTTTCCTACTATTTTGTTATCCGGATATAAAAATATAGTGGCTCCGCTAAATAAAGGAATCCAGATATCGATGATTGAAACATCAAATCCGGTTGAACTAAACTGAAGTGTTCTGTCTTTCGCTGAGAATCCCCACAGCTTTGTAAACGAATGCACAAAAGTATAAAATGCTTCATGATGGATTTCAACACCTTTTGGCACTCCGGTGCTGCCTGAAGTATAGATAATATATGCCGTCTGCATAGGATCTATCTCATCAGGTTGTATGATCTGCTTATTGTCCTCCGAAGTCTCATACACATGGTTGCCCATAGTGAGGAGCTTAAGATCCATTCCGGCAAACTTATCGATATAAGTACTACCTGTGATAATCAGCTCTGTATGAGAATCATCAAGCATCATTTTCATTCTGTTTTCGGGCAGCTGTCCATCAAGAGGAATATATGCTGCACCTATTTTAAGTACGGCCAAAAAGGATATAATCCGGTCTACAGATTGTGGCATGCATACAGCTACAGAAGTTCCTGCCTTCAGTTCCAGAGTATGCAAGTAAGAGGCTAAAAGGTCAGAGCGTCTGTCCAACTCACCGTAAGAAATACTTTCGGTCTCAGATATTATAGCCGTTTTGTCAGGAATAGATTTGCTTACAGCTTTAAAAATTGAAATTACATTTTTAAGCTGATTGTTCTGAATGAGAAAATCAGTAGTAAGATTTTCTTGATTGATTTGATGTTTCATTTTTTAAGTTTTTGGTTACTAAAAATATTTTTGGATATTTTATCAATGGGAGTTTAGAC
Coding sequences within:
- a CDS encoding non-ribosomal peptide synthetase, with protein sequence MKHQINQENLTTDFLIQNNQLKNVISIFKAVSKSIPDKTAIISETESISYGELDRRSDLLASYLHTLELKAGTSVAVCMPQSVDRIISFLAVLKIGAAYIPLDGQLPENRMKMMLDDSHTELIITGSTYIDKFAGMDLKLLTMGNHVYETSEDNKQIIQPDEIDPMQTAYIIYTSGSTGVPKGVEIHHEAFYTFVHSFTKLWGFSAKDRTLQFSSTGFDVSIIDIWIPLFSGATIFLYPDNKIVGKPLLDFIVDHNIDVVPYLPPAVLSTLPTDTPIGCLHTLSIAGEVPSEQTVKNWCNRVRLINVYGPTETTVSVVSHQFKDDDTNPHIIGKPLESADIHILNKDLEYVNSGITGEIYIGGKQVAKGYINKPNETAEVFIEAPEWMKSKYGSDYRLYKSGDRGFWRQDGNIEFVGRLDDQVKLRGFRIELKEIEHHISQLAQVANVAVKVHRPQTGLPILIAFLELYDNDKERISLEDIRVRLKQSLPTYMLPEKIILYDKLPLTLTGKIDKSKLHIPLQKTERKAKAKVEARDLKQELTEIWLDLLNLEHIDENDNFFDLGGHSLMLAQLHERLPLNIQKKVSLPELYRYPTISLFVREAENRLSQNEASQQQKARLVEQQLLKDAELPFDFEITVQPDPQILANPSHIFLTGVTGFVGSHLLEELIPKNPEALIYCLVRAENEELALERIKSTFLKFKLVWKIEYENRIKIILGDLTEPKLGLDESTYEKLLKDIEVIYHMASDVSYVKPYEYIKKPNVDGMANILHLAVNEKTKFLIISSSMGVYSWGRSFTGKTWMTEDEPIEQNLPAVCRDMGYIRSKWVMESMASKAREKGLPLINFRLGFVVCHGKTGATPLNQWWSSLMRSCIELKAFPLVMGLKDEVVTVDYVCKAMVHISRKPEAVGLNFNLNPLPEHDLSLTDFCVRISDYCGLEMRGLDFQNWFEQWRRNQELPIYSLLYLFTDDVHEGKSLVEAYENTYYFKSSNTEYFLKDTDIRPAVFNKNVIEAYLRFMKMI